The following proteins are encoded in a genomic region of Candidatus Eisenbacteria bacterium:
- a CDS encoding TonB-dependent receptor, which translates to MKSRDESSGRPAIPGTRRLLPFLFPLLLALFPPRAGASDEIPGDLTSLSLEELMEIEVVYAASRYEQNVHEAPSSVTIVGADEIRRFGYRTLADLLANVGGFYTSYDRIYTYLGTRGFSSPGDYNTRFLLQVDGHRLNDEVYSQAFIGTEFPLDLDVIDQVEIIRGPSSSIYGTNALFGVVNVVTKKGRDLDGVRLSGRAASFGTRGTGVAFGKERPSGMEIFLSGGYAESEGQDLYYVEFDDPATNGGTAEDSDRDASKSAYARFAYKRFCLQGFYGWRKKTIPTAPWETVFNDPRTVAVDARGYVELLHTRSLGEGIQIEGDLSYNWYGYDGDYPYEYDPEEGEEPVVSLSSDYVRGEWWRGGLSLSAPAAGRHHIIVGSMVRYDARLHQKFFDEETVYLDDNRTSWSWALYAQDEIRVLEDLLVNAGVRHDHYETFGGTTHPRLALIWDPLEATTLKLLYGSAFRAPNVFELYYTDEDGGEPTQKANPELDPEIVRTYEIVVEQEFGSRLGGTVSVFRTEAEDLIAIDTDPADGLLVFRNVDESHATGFEVGLRGSLRPGCLSRLSYTYQESEDSRTGERLTNSPKHLGKLGVLVPLLEERLSAGFELRYTGDRKTPKGGTAEGYFLGNLTLASRFLRGKLELSASAYNLFDRRYFDPGSEEHVQNLIEQDGRSFGVKASIGF; encoded by the coding sequence TTGAAATCTCGTGACGAATCGAGCGGCCGGCCGGCCATTCCCGGAACCCGCCGGCTTCTTCCGTTCCTCTTTCCTCTTCTTCTTGCGCTCTTCCCGCCGCGGGCGGGCGCTTCCGATGAAATCCCGGGCGATCTCACATCGCTCAGCCTCGAGGAGCTGATGGAGATCGAGGTCGTCTACGCCGCTTCCCGCTACGAGCAGAACGTGCACGAGGCGCCCTCTTCGGTGACGATCGTCGGCGCGGACGAGATCCGCCGTTTCGGCTACCGGACGCTCGCCGACCTTCTCGCGAACGTCGGCGGTTTCTACACGAGCTACGATCGAATCTACACGTATCTCGGGACCCGGGGCTTCTCGAGCCCGGGGGACTACAACACGCGGTTTCTTCTTCAGGTCGACGGCCATCGGCTGAACGACGAGGTCTACAGTCAGGCGTTCATCGGAACCGAGTTTCCCCTCGATCTCGACGTGATCGACCAGGTGGAGATCATTCGCGGGCCGAGCTCTTCCATCTACGGGACGAACGCCCTGTTCGGGGTGGTCAACGTCGTCACGAAGAAAGGACGCGATCTCGACGGGGTCCGGCTGAGCGGGCGTGCGGCGAGCTTCGGGACGCGCGGAACCGGCGTCGCGTTCGGGAAAGAGCGTCCGTCGGGAATGGAGATCTTCCTCTCGGGGGGATACGCGGAGAGCGAGGGGCAGGATCTCTACTACGTTGAGTTCGACGACCCGGCCACGAACGGCGGAACGGCCGAGGACTCCGACCGGGACGCATCGAAGAGCGCCTACGCACGCTTTGCCTATAAAAGGTTTTGTCTGCAAGGCTTCTACGGTTGGAGGAAGAAGACGATCCCCACGGCGCCGTGGGAGACGGTTTTCAACGATCCGCGAACCGTCGCCGTCGACGCCCGGGGATACGTCGAGCTTCTCCACACCCGGAGCCTGGGCGAAGGGATCCAAATCGAGGGGGATCTTTCGTACAACTGGTACGGATATGACGGGGATTACCCTTACGAGTACGATCCGGAAGAGGGAGAAGAGCCGGTCGTCTCCCTGAGCAGCGACTACGTGCGGGGGGAGTGGTGGAGGGGAGGGCTCTCCCTCTCCGCTCCGGCGGCCGGCCGGCATCACATCATTGTCGGCTCCATGGTTCGATACGACGCGAGGCTGCATCAGAAGTTCTTCGACGAGGAGACGGTCTATCTGGACGACAATCGGACGTCGTGGTCGTGGGCGCTCTATGCCCAGGACGAGATCCGCGTGCTCGAGGATCTTCTCGTGAACGCCGGTGTTCGCCACGATCACTACGAAACCTTCGGCGGCACCACGCACCCGCGTCTTGCTCTGATCTGGGATCCTCTCGAGGCGACGACTCTGAAGCTTCTCTATGGGAGCGCGTTTCGGGCGCCGAACGTGTTCGAGCTCTACTACACGGACGAAGACGGCGGAGAGCCGACCCAAAAGGCGAACCCTGAACTCGATCCGGAGATCGTGCGCACGTACGAGATCGTCGTGGAGCAGGAGTTCGGATCGCGGCTCGGCGGGACCGTCTCGGTCTTCCGCACGGAAGCCGAGGATCTCATCGCGATCGACACGGACCCGGCGGACGGGCTTCTCGTCTTCCGGAACGTGGACGAGTCGCACGCGACCGGGTTCGAGGTCGGCCTCCGGGGTTCGCTTCGCCCCGGTTGTCTGTCAAGGCTGAGCTACACGTATCAAGAAAGCGAGGACTCCCGTACGGGAGAGAGGCTCACGAACTCGCCCAAACATCTCGGGAAGCTTGGCGTTCTCGTTCCGCTGCTCGAGGAACGCTTGAGCGCGGGATTTGAGCTCCGCTACACGGGCGACCGAAAGACCCCGAAGGGCGGCACTGCGGAGGGCTACTTCCTCGGCAACCTCACGCTCGCCTCTCGCTTTCTTCGGGGGAAGCTCGAGCTATCCGCGAGCGCCTACAATCTGTTCGACCGGCGATACTTCGATCCCGGTTCCGAGGAGCACGTCCAAAATCTCATCGAGCAGGACGGCCGATCCTTCGGCGTGAAGGCCTCGATCGGATTCTAG
- a CDS encoding DUF192 domain-containing protein, translated as MNMEKVEVWNVSRGTVLLPRGLLALSWKDRLVGLMGRRTLAPGEGLVIRPCESIHTMWMRFPIDAIFVDPRNVVVKTCPSVVPFRFRFGGWAAHWVIEGALGMIDGSETRVGDRIEIREREESP; from the coding sequence ATGAACATGGAGAAGGTCGAGGTCTGGAACGTCTCCCGCGGCACGGTGCTCCTCCCGCGCGGGCTTCTCGCGCTCTCCTGGAAGGACCGTCTCGTCGGCCTGATGGGAAGACGCACGCTCGCGCCGGGCGAGGGGCTCGTCATCCGTCCGTGCGAGTCGATTCACACGATGTGGATGCGCTTCCCCATCGACGCGATTTTTGTTGATCCCCGAAACGTTGTGGTCAAAACCTGTCCGTCCGTGGTCCCCTTCCGTTTCCGCTTCGGCGGGTGGGCCGCCCACTGGGTGATCGAGGGCGCGCTCGGAATGATCGATGGCTCCGAAACCCGGGTCGGGGATCGGATCGAGATTCGCGAGAGGGAGGAGTCGCCATGA
- the pepF gene encoding oligoendopeptidase F, which produces MKLLRILPLFLVSLVLFGPAPAAAEEEALYYESRDEIPMNYQWDLTPIFASPADYDRAFADVERRIPEIEAYRGHLGDSAEKLAAGLQAVSDLIEQAWELAVYAGQSRDTKTTDPEALDRYNRLQSLAAKAFQAISFVEPEIAQIPDKKIEQFRKNEKVRAFDHYLDNIVRQKPHIRSAEVEEVLASASLMAGAPQDVYSNMVDADVAWPKIKDEKGDSVVVTPALYYSFLANQNRDIRREAGLSLFRTYDKYGNTFAATYNGHVQRNLFFAKNRGFERAIEAKLFELNIPYDVIATLIQTVHDNYPLIHRYIALREEVLGIDDHHVYDLYVSLIPESEKKISYEEGYKLALDFWKETFGNEYYEVGKRAYDERWIDVYGHKGKRGGAYSWGSYNSHPYLLLNWGGNIEDVFTLVHEMGHSIHTYLTTANQPFHYADYSPFVAEVASVASEALLLDYMLERAENDQERLYLLDLYLGNIVGTFIRQIFFHEFEENSHKMAEAGEAITKESLRELHGKLWQDYYGPELVLDDEFKADWCRIPHFYRTFYVWSYASSFAAGEAIAARVRAGEKGAVEDYLAMLKLGGSVYPMEALERARVDMTDPKVIQTVMQRFGETLDQMTELLRAQK; this is translated from the coding sequence ATGAAACTGCTGCGCATCCTTCCGCTCTTCCTCGTTTCTCTCGTGCTGTTCGGACCGGCGCCCGCCGCCGCGGAGGAAGAGGCTCTCTATTACGAGTCCCGCGACGAGATCCCGATGAACTACCAATGGGACCTCACGCCGATCTTCGCCTCACCGGCCGACTACGACCGGGCGTTCGCCGATGTCGAGAGGCGCATCCCCGAGATCGAGGCGTACCGCGGACACCTCGGCGACTCCGCGGAGAAGCTCGCGGCGGGGCTTCAGGCGGTCTCCGACCTGATCGAGCAGGCGTGGGAGCTCGCGGTCTACGCGGGGCAGAGCCGCGACACGAAGACGACCGACCCGGAAGCGCTCGACCGCTACAATCGTCTCCAGTCGCTCGCCGCGAAGGCGTTCCAGGCGATCTCGTTCGTCGAGCCGGAGATCGCGCAGATCCCCGACAAGAAGATCGAGCAGTTCCGCAAGAACGAGAAGGTGCGCGCGTTCGACCACTACCTCGACAACATCGTGCGCCAGAAGCCGCACATCCGCTCGGCCGAGGTGGAAGAGGTTCTCGCGTCCGCGTCGCTCATGGCCGGCGCCCCGCAAGATGTCTACTCGAACATGGTCGACGCCGACGTCGCGTGGCCGAAGATCAAGGACGAGAAGGGCGACTCCGTGGTCGTGACCCCCGCCCTTTACTATAGTTTCCTCGCCAACCAGAACCGCGACATCCGCCGCGAGGCGGGGCTTTCCCTCTTCCGGACCTACGACAAGTACGGCAACACCTTCGCCGCGACCTACAACGGCCACGTGCAGCGGAACCTCTTCTTCGCCAAGAACCGCGGGTTCGAGAGGGCGATCGAGGCGAAGCTCTTCGAGCTGAACATCCCGTACGACGTGATCGCGACCCTCATCCAGACCGTGCACGACAACTACCCGCTTATCCACCGGTACATCGCGCTTCGCGAAGAGGTGCTCGGCATCGACGATCATCACGTGTACGACCTCTACGTCAGCCTCATCCCCGAATCGGAGAAGAAGATCTCGTACGAGGAGGGGTACAAGCTCGCGCTCGACTTCTGGAAGGAGACCTTCGGGAACGAGTACTACGAGGTCGGGAAGAGAGCGTATGACGAGCGATGGATCGACGTGTACGGGCACAAGGGGAAGCGGGGCGGCGCCTACTCGTGGGGGAGCTACAACTCGCATCCCTACCTCCTGCTGAACTGGGGAGGGAACATCGAGGACGTCTTCACGCTCGTGCACGAGATGGGCCACTCGATCCACACTTACCTGACGACAGCGAACCAGCCGTTCCACTACGCCGACTACTCGCCGTTCGTCGCCGAGGTCGCGTCGGTCGCGAGCGAGGCGCTCCTCCTCGACTACATGCTCGAGCGGGCCGAAAACGACCAGGAGCGCCTCTACCTCCTCGACCTCTATCTCGGGAACATCGTCGGCACGTTCATCCGCCAGATCTTCTTCCACGAGTTCGAGGAGAACTCGCACAAGATGGCGGAGGCGGGCGAGGCGATCACCAAGGAATCGCTCCGCGAGCTGCACGGAAAGCTCTGGCAGGACTACTACGGGCCGGAGCTCGTGCTCGACGACGAGTTCAAGGCGGACTGGTGCCGCATCCCGCACTTCTACCGAACGTTCTACGTCTGGTCGTACGCGTCGAGCTTCGCCGCGGGCGAGGCGATCGCGGCGCGCGTCCGCGCCGGCGAGAAGGGGGCGGTCGAGGACTACCTCGCGATGCTGAAGCTCGGCGGGAGCGTTTACCCGATGGAGGCTCTCGAGCGCGCGCGCGTCGACATGACCGACCCGAAGGTCATTCAAACGGTGATGCAGCGCTTCGGCGAAACACTCGACCAGATGACCGAGCTTCTCCGCGCCCAGAAGTGA